The following nucleotide sequence is from Paracrocinitomix mangrovi.
GTAGCTGCCCATAGGCATACTAAATGTTCCTCCATAGATAGAATTTTCGTTAGTTTGGTCTCCTTCGTCAGACGATCCTCCGCAAGAAAATGCAAATGCTGCGAGTCCTGCTAATAAGATATGATTCAGTTTGTTCATAATCCCTTTTGATAATTTATTGGAAATACAATGATAAAAGTAATATCAAATATAAACTAATTTTATTTATCACTATTTCTGAAACTTATACTGAGTGTATTGTAATTAAAAGTTTGCGAGATAAAAAAAAGCTTTAATATTTTGGTTATCTTTGAGGGAAGTTTTAATATTGCACATTGACTTATAAGTATATACGAGTTTAAACTTACTATGATGTTGAAAAACACTATCTTACTGTTTGTCCTTATGCTGGGAGCCTCTTACAACTCCTTTGCAGATTTGTCAATTGAAGGGCATTACCAGGGCAAGAATTTATATGTTCAGAACCCTGAAGATGAGGATGGGTTTGGTTTTTGTGTTGTAAAAGCAACAGTTAATGGAGACCCAATCTCAGACGGGATTCAATCTTCTGCTTTTGAAATTAATTTTGCGGAATTTAGCGTAAACATTGGTGATCCTGTGTTTATCGTTCTAGAGCATGGAATTGGTTGCAAACCAAAAATTTTAAATCCTGAAGTATTATTGCCAAAAAGTACTTACGTAATTGGAGACATTACTTGTACACCTGATGGTTCTCTTACTTGGACAACTACAGGTGAATCTGGAAAACTTCCTTTCGTTATTGAGCAATACAGATGGAACAAATGGGTTGCAGTTGGTGAAGTTGATGGAATTGGATCTTCTGGAGAGAATAGCTACAAATTTCAAGTTACTCCTCACTCAGGTGAAAACAAAGTGAGAGTGGTTCAAACAGACCACACAGGTAAAAAGAAACCTTCTAAAGCAGTTACTTTCTCTAATCCTAATATTAAGGAACCGGATCTAAATCCGAAAAAAGTGAAAGACGAAATTAAATTTACTGCCGGAGGAACCCCTGTTGAAACTAAGTATGAAATTTATGATGCTTACGGAAATATCGTTAAGAAAGGGGTGGGATCATCCGTAAATTGTGAAAACCTCAAAAAAGGAGCTTACTATATTAATTACGATAATAAGAACGAGAAGTTCATCAAAACATAGGGTTTTAAAAAGTTTTGTAAGCCCGATTAGCTTTTGCTAATCGGGTTTTTTTATGCCCAAACTTTTATCTTTACAATATGAAACTAGAACACATTGGAATTGCAGTTAAAGACCTGGAGTCTGCCAATCAACTTTTTGAAACCTTGTTTAATAAACCTCATTATAAAATTGAAGAGGTAGCTTCAGAAGGAGTTAAAACCTCTTTTTTTCAAGTTGGTGAATCTAAAATTGAATTATTAGAAGCCACCAATGAAGAAAGCGCCATCTATAAGTTTATTGAAAAAAAAGGAGAAGGGATACATCACCTGGCATTTGAAGTAGCAGATATAGATGCAGAAATAAAAAGACTTTCAGAAGCGGGATATCAATTAATTCATCAAACTCCCAAAGATGGGGCGGACAACAAAAGAATTGCTTTTTTACATCCTAAATCTACAAATGGAGTGTTGGTAGAATTGTGTCAGGAAAAATCCTAAACGGGTAATTGAATCCTAAAGGTTGTTCCTTTACCAACTTCAGAATTTAAAACGAAGACTTTGCCATTGTGAAACTCTTCAATAATTCTTTTGACCAAAGATAACCCAAGTCCCCAACCGCGTTTTTTGGTTGTATAACCCGGTCTAAACACTGATTTAATTTTATTGGCCGGAATTCCCTTTCCGTCGTCTTCAATATCTATAAAGACATCATCCTCTTGCTGGCTAACAGTAACTTTAATATTTCCATTAGATTCCATTGAATCAACAGCATTCTTGACAATATTCTCAACTGCCCATTCCAATAATGCTTCATTTAATCGAACCATTATCTTGTCCGTCTGAGCAACGAACTGTAAATCCACCTTGGATGAAATTCTGTTCTTTAAATAGGATATAGCATGATCTACTACCTCAACAATATTTTGCTCTTCTAAGGCAGCTTGCGAACCAATCTTAGAAAAACGATTGGTTACCATATTCAATCTATCAATATCCTTATTGATTTCTTTAGTTATAGACTCATCAGTTCCTTTTGCTTCTAACAATTGGTTCCACGCCATTAATGAAGAAATTGGTGTTCCTAATTGATGTGCTGTCTCCTTTGCCATTCCGGCCCAAACCTGATCCTGCTCAGCCTTTCTGAAAGTTGAAAACGCCAAATACGCAATCAACACAAACAATCCAATTATGAAGAACTGAACAATTGGAAAAAACTTCATTTGCGTAATTTCCTCTGAATGCTCATAATAAATTACTCCTGACCTATCTCCACTTAACTCTACAACAATAGAATCCCCAGTACTTCTCAACTGTTGTATCAATGACGCTGCATTAGTTGAATCATAATCTTCTCTATTTGTAGCAATGACATCTCCTGTAACAACATCAACAAATAATACAGGTACTAAATATTCATTGGTAACCAATTCATCACTAAAAGCATCAATTAATGAATCCCTGCTATATTCAAGCGCAGTGAGCTTTTGAGTTTTATAAAAGATAGAATCAAAATAAAAAACCATCTGCTTATCACCATAGTCTAAATCAATTTCCAAAGGTGGATGATCTTTACGCCAAAACTCCTTGTAACTATTTAAACTATCCTTTTTTGCTTTGCGTTTAAGTGAATCCTGAAAAGACTTTTTTTCATTAGAGTATGAAGTGCGCAGCATCCTATTGATACTAGTATCTAAGGCAGATAGGTTATAACTTGAAATCACCTCCTCTTTGTTGTCTGTAATTATTATTGGAATATCATTGTTCCCTTTGATAATTTCTACGACAAATGAATAATCCTCAAGTGGTTTGTTAACTTCTTGAATTGCCAATGACCACATTTCAACTTTCTGTCTGTCACGTTCTTTTAAAGATTCTAATGCATCACTTAATTCATCAAATGCATTGTTGGTTAAACTCACCAACTCAGATTTTCTCTTTACAGCATCTGCCCATTGTTCAATTCTATCAACTTCTCTTTGCTGAACTTTATCTACTATCCGAAAAGAAAACCACAAGGATACAGCCACCAATAGAATAGCTACTCCCAGCAATGCAATTTTCCAACGTTGTTTTTTATGATAAAGATTCATAGTATCAGAAACTCACCTGTTAACGTAACAAGTATAGAATTATTCTAATTCATATCATAGATGATTTCTTCTTGTTTTTGTGTTGTATCAGCTTTAAAATACTTCAACAACGTTTTATTGAAATCATTTGTTTTGTCTTTTCGCTTTATTTTACCGGGTATTGAATCTTGAGACTGTTCATCTTCTTCATCATACATGATAAATTTAATTTCCTCTTTGTTGTCTTCCTCAATTTTCTGAACCGTACTATCCTTTTTAAAGAAACCTAATTCTGTTTTTAAGATAGACTTAACATTTTGCTTTTCCTCCGCAATACTCTCCTTGATTTGTTTCCTTCTTTCTGTTCCATCCAGTGCAAAAGTTGGATCAAATAAATCACCACTCATATTTAAGTAAATCACTAAACCTAATCCATCATCTTCAATTATACCAAATTCGTTCTCTGTTACCTGCTCCTTTAACTCTCTGAAACGGAAACTAAAATGATAATCTATCATGTTGTCAAAACTGTGCCAACCAAACAAATCAACATCCAGGGCATTTGATCCAATGGTCATTTTAGGTATTATCAACTTACGATCTTTGATGGTAATTTCATTCTCAATTGTTGCAAACTTTAAATGAAGCAACTTATCTTCAAAAGCATCTATATGTTTGTTGAGCATGAGTTTTAAACCTTTATTTGATCTCATGTAATCCGTAATCATTTTCATGGTTTCAAGCTCATTTAACTCACCATTTTTGATTTTAAGATTACACTTGGCATACAACTCATCTTCCTTGAGTGAAAAGTATGGATTAAAACTCAGTAAAAAATCTATACTGCCAGATGCCGTTCCACTTATATGTTGACTTGTGATACTGCTTTGTTTAAAATTATCCCAATCTTTAAACAGTCCTTTTACATCTACATTATTAAAGGTCAGCTTACCGTCAATAATGTTTCCTTTTTCCATTCTGTTTTTCATTACAAGATTACCGTGTGCTTTACCTCCCTGCAAACCAAAATCAAGATTATTCAATTTTACTTCCCTACTAGCCATTAGCAAGTTGGTATTAATCGTATTGAATTGATGACCATCCCAATGTAAGTTGGCAACTGATAAATCAACATTGAGGTTCAAATTTGCCGGGAGTTCAAAAATCTTTGGCCTTTTGTTTTCTTCAGGTTCTGGATTAGCCATGAATTCATTCAAATCAAGATTGTTAGATTCAATGGATGCAATTAGACCCAGGTTACCTGTCCCGTCAAGGAAAGGCATAAAATTTTTCATTGATCCATTTACCAGAATATCAGATTTAGCGGTTTTAATTTGAAGCTGATTAACACCTGCATCTTTATTATACAAGACAATTTCACCACTCATATTTCTGTAAGTAATGTCATCATTAACTCCCTTGTAAAGCACATCTTTTAATATAAAAGAACCATCTGATTTTAGCACATCAAAGTTTTTTTGATTGTACTGAGGGTCAAAGAATTTTACAACAGCTCTACAATTCAAGCTCAATTGTCCACCCAATTTTTCTACATTCTTAAAATTGAAAAATTGGTGGAACTTATCCAATCGTAAATCTCCTTCCATGGCGGTATTCAATGTTGGCTCCTCAAAATCACTTATGGTAGCTCTACCTTTAAAATAACTGTCTAATAATCTCAGTTGCACATTTTCAAGCTTCATTTCTTCTTTCCTTCCCTCTTGGGCATTTTGATAATGACCTTCAAAGTAAACATCAGTTATAGTTAGCTTACTTTCAGGTTCAGATATTTTCCCGTTTTTGATATTAAACTCAGCTTCTATGGCCGGCATTTGAATAGCTGATAATGGGCCATGAATTTTAGAATTAAAGCTTATGATTCCTTCACTTTCATAGGATTTAACCTTTTCCATTTTTTCATCAACCAGGCTATTGGCAAGATCAGCCAACTCAATTTCATTTCCTGATAATTCTAAATCAATGGAGGTTGAATCAATAATTCCGGTTAGATGAAAAGGCATTTTTTCAACCAACAAATCACCTTTTTTAAAAGTGTAAGATTTGGCAATTGTATTTACATCCAACTCAAGATTTAGATTAGATTCTTTATCCGTTATCAAATTAAAGGAATTACTTTTTACCCTTTCAATTTTCATTTCAGTTTCAGCAATTACTTTGTATTGATCATCAGAAAAATCACCTTGAAACAGACCTTTATGGATGTCAAGGTCATAAAACTGCCTTGCAGCCAAATTTTTATACCTGAATTTAAAATTCTCAACTTTTAAAAGCTCGAGCATAAACTCAAATTTGCTTTCTTCCTGGGTCTCCTCGCGGTCCTTTATAATGTTGAAGTTAGCCTGGCCATCTTTGGCGGTTTTTAAATATAAACAACCATCATATACATTAATTCTTCTTACTTGATAATCTCCTGAGTAGAAGTCCATCAAGTTAAAATTGAAGAACATTTTTTCAGCATAAAAAAGGGTGTCATCACTTTCAATTTCAGGAAAAGCATCAGCTATGAATACTTTCTTGAATTCTACAGATGCATTTGGAAAGTCATGAAAAAAAGAGAGCTGAATGTCTTGCACTTCTACATCCGTAGTAAGCCGATCATTCAGCTCATCAATAGCAAATTGCTTGATGTCATCTTCATAAATATGAAGCAAGACAGTAACAACCGTTGTCAGAAATAAACTGACAAAGAATATCCAAAAGAGGAATTTGCGAAGGATTTTGAGTGCTTTTCTCACAAACTATGAAGTTATGTGAATATATCGCACCTTTTCTCTGTAGTTACAGAGTTTATCAACCCCAGGCAGTTAGTACAGAAACTTATTTTTTTCTGTTTCCTTCTATTGTTTCTTCTTTAATGTCTTGTGCTTCAGTAGTAATTTCTTTTACTACTTTATCCTTTAGATCTTCAGATACAGTATCAATTGCTTTGTTCAAGTCAGAATTTGGATCTGCGATTTCTTCTCCAACTTTATCCGAAATTTGATCAATAGCGTCATTCATTACGTTCTCAATACCATTTGCATTTTCTTCAATTTCTTGCTCTAAAGATTCCGACTCATGCTCTGTAGTAGACTCTTCTTCTCCACCACAAGAAATCATAGAAATTGAAAAAATAAAAGCGCCGATAAACAAAAAACTCTTTTTCATTGTTATTTAATTTGGTTCAAAGTAAAAATAAGTAAACTTCTGATAGTTCTTGACTAAATTTTATGATTTTGTTTAGAATCGTTCTCAATAAACTTGTTAATTTTGATAACAATCATAGATTTTATTATTAATCATTAAAAACATAAAATAAAATGGCATTTGAATTACCAAATCTTCCATATGCGTTTGACGCTTTGGAACCACATATTGACAAACAAACTATGGAAATCCATCATGGAAAACACCATGCAGGATACACAACTAAATTAAATGGAGCCATTGAAGGAACAGATTTCGCTGGAAAATCAATAGAAGATATTTTAGCAAATTGTGCTGACAATGCAGCAGTAAGAAACAACGGTGGTGGATATTATAATCACTGTTTATTCTGGGAAGTAATGTCACCAAATGGTGGTGGTACACCTACCGGAGAATTAGCAGACGCTATTAACGCATCATTTGGATCATTTGACGGATTTAAAGAAGCATTCTCTAATGCTGCAGCAACTAGATTCGGTTCTGGATGGGCTTGGCTTTGCGTACATCCTGGTGGAAAAGTTGAAGTTTGTTCAACTGCCAACCAAGACAATCCATTAATGAATATTGTAGGTTGTGGTGGAACTCCAATTTTGGGATTAGATGTATGGGAACATGCATATTACTTAAAATATCAAAACAGACGCCCTGATTACATTAATGCATTTTTCAATGTAATTAACTGGGATGAAGTATCTAAAAGATACGCGGACAATAAATAAAATTGACCAATCATTAGATGATACCCACTTATTCCTTGTAATGAGTGGGTATTTTTTTTATTTTTAGTTCATGAAAAAGGCTACACTCATATTTTTTGGGTTATTTCTTGTATTGACCTCTTGTCTCAAAGACAAAACGCAACCTAAAACGAGTGGAGATGAATGCTTTGACATCTCTTATCACTATAACATCCGCCCCATTATCGAAACTTCTTGCAAAACTCACATAGGTCCCGGAACAGGATGTCATGATGCCTGGATTGACAATTATGGATCTATTAAAAACTTCATAGTAAGTGGTGCTTGGGAAGTGGAATTGTTCATTGATAAAACCATGCCTGTAATGCCAAATACATGGGGAATTGACTCGCTTACAACAGCAGAATTACAAACAATGAAGTGCTGGTTGGAACAAGGATATCCGAATAACTAAAAAAAGCCTTTATCTCAAGCAGTTTTAATTATTAAATTTGCCCTTCAAATTCAGGCAAATTACATGGAATACGATTTTTTATCCATTGAGGAAAAATGGCAAAAATACTGGGCAGAAAATAAAACTTATGCTGCAGTAGAAGATAAAAATACCCCTAAGTACTACGGATTATCAATGTTTCCTTATCCTTCTGGAGCAGGTTTACATGTAGGACATCCACTGGGTTATATTGCATCTTGTATTTATGCCAGATACAAAAAATTAAAAGGATTCAATGTATTGCATCCAATGGGATATGATTCCTTTGGTTTGCCTGCTGAGCAATATGCCATCCAAACGGGACAGCATCCTGCATTAACCACTGAACAAAACATTAATAGATACAGAGAACAACTAGATAAACTAGGATTCTCATTTGACTGGGATCGTGAAGTTAGAACTTCAGATCCAGCCTACTATAAATGGACACAGTGGATCTTTAAACAACTTTATAATAGCTGGTACAACAACGATTCAAACAAAGCTGAGAACATTGACTCACTAGTTTCCATTTTTGAAAAAGAAGGTAATGCTAAGGTCAATGCTCCTAATGATCAAAAAGATATTTTTTCTGCTGAAGAATGGAAATCTTTTTCTGAAAAAGAACAGCAAGATGTATTGATGAATTATCGTCTTACCTTTTTGGCTGATTCATGGGTTAACTGGTGCCCTGCTTTAGGAACAGTATTGGCGAATGACGAAATAAAAGACGGCGTTTCAGAAAGAGGTGGACATCCTGTTGAGCAAAAGCTCATGAAACAATGGTCAATGCGTATTACAGCCTATGCTGAGCGTTTATTAAACGATTTAGAAACTATTGAATGGTCAGATTCAATCAAAGAACAGCAAAGGAATTGGATTGGTAAATCAGTTGGAGCTTCAGTTCATTTTAAATTAGATGGTCATGAAGGGGATATTGAGGTATTTACCACTAGACCTGACACTATTTTTGGTGTTTCATTCATGGTATTAGCACCAGAACATGAATTGGTTGAACAAATTACAACTGCCGAGTATGCAGATTTAGTTGCAGACTATAGAAAACAAACAAGTTTAAAAACTGAAAGAGACAGACAGTCTGATGTAAAAAATATCTCTGGACAATTTACCGGAGCATTTGCCATTCATCCATTTACTGGTGCGCAAATTCCTGTTTGGATAGCGGATTACGTTTTGGCAGGTTATGGTACGGGCGCAGTAATGGCGGTACCTTGTGGAGATCAAAGAGACTGGGATTTTGCCAAGCATTTTGAATTACCGATTCCAAACATATTTGAAAATGCAGATATCACTGAAGGAGCATTTGATGACAAAGACATTGCAGTCATAGCCAACTCAGATTTCTTATCCGGATTACCGGCAAAACAGGCTATCAAAACTGCCATTGATGAAATTGAAAAAAGAGGCTTTGGTAAGGGACAAACCAATTACAGACTAAGAGACGCAGTATTCTCAAGGCAACGTTATTGGGGAGAGCCATTTCCTGTTTATTATAAAAACGACATTGCTCACTTGATTCCGGATGATAAACTACCGGTAAAATTGCCCGAAGTAGATAAATATCTACCAACTGAAGATGGTGAACCGCCATTGGCAAGAGCTCCTAAATCAGCATGGGATATTGAGTTTGACGGTGATCACATGGAATACAACACCATGCCTGGTT
It contains:
- a CDS encoding sensor histidine kinase, translated to MNLYHKKQRWKIALLGVAILLVAVSLWFSFRIVDKVQQREVDRIEQWADAVKRKSELVSLTNNAFDELSDALESLKERDRQKVEMWSLAIQEVNKPLEDYSFVVEIIKGNNDIPIIITDNKEEVISSYNLSALDTSINRMLRTSYSNEKKSFQDSLKRKAKKDSLNSYKEFWRKDHPPLEIDLDYGDKQMVFYFDSIFYKTQKLTALEYSRDSLIDAFSDELVTNEYLVPVLFVDVVTGDVIATNREDYDSTNAASLIQQLRSTGDSIVVELSGDRSGVIYYEHSEEITQMKFFPIVQFFIIGLFVLIAYLAFSTFRKAEQDQVWAGMAKETAHQLGTPISSLMAWNQLLEAKGTDESITKEINKDIDRLNMVTNRFSKIGSQAALEEQNIVEVVDHAISYLKNRISSKVDLQFVAQTDKIMVRLNEALLEWAVENIVKNAVDSMESNGNIKVTVSQQEDDVFIDIEDDGKGIPANKIKSVFRPGYTTKKRGWGLGLSLVKRIIEEFHNGKVFVLNSEVGKGTTFRIQLPV
- the mce gene encoding methylmalonyl-CoA epimerase, with the translated sequence MKLEHIGIAVKDLESANQLFETLFNKPHYKIEEVASEGVKTSFFQVGESKIELLEATNEESAIYKFIEKKGEGIHHLAFEVADIDAEIKRLSEAGYQLIHQTPKDGADNKRIAFLHPKSTNGVLVELCQEKS
- a CDS encoding AsmA family protein, which gives rise to MRKALKILRKFLFWIFFVSLFLTTVVTVLLHIYEDDIKQFAIDELNDRLTTDVEVQDIQLSFFHDFPNASVEFKKVFIADAFPEIESDDTLFYAEKMFFNFNLMDFYSGDYQVRRINVYDGCLYLKTAKDGQANFNIIKDREETQEESKFEFMLELLKVENFKFRYKNLAARQFYDLDIHKGLFQGDFSDDQYKVIAETEMKIERVKSNSFNLITDKESNLNLELDVNTIAKSYTFKKGDLLVEKMPFHLTGIIDSTSIDLELSGNEIELADLANSLVDEKMEKVKSYESEGIISFNSKIHGPLSAIQMPAIEAEFNIKNGKISEPESKLTITDVYFEGHYQNAQEGRKEEMKLENVQLRLLDSYFKGRATISDFEEPTLNTAMEGDLRLDKFHQFFNFKNVEKLGGQLSLNCRAVVKFFDPQYNQKNFDVLKSDGSFILKDVLYKGVNDDITYRNMSGEIVLYNKDAGVNQLQIKTAKSDILVNGSMKNFMPFLDGTGNLGLIASIESNNLDLNEFMANPEPEENKRPKIFELPANLNLNVDLSVANLHWDGHQFNTINTNLLMASREVKLNNLDFGLQGGKAHGNLVMKNRMEKGNIIDGKLTFNNVDVKGLFKDWDNFKQSSITSQHISGTASGSIDFLLSFNPYFSLKEDELYAKCNLKIKNGELNELETMKMITDYMRSNKGLKLMLNKHIDAFEDKLLHLKFATIENEITIKDRKLIIPKMTIGSNALDVDLFGWHSFDNMIDYHFSFRFRELKEQVTENEFGIIEDDGLGLVIYLNMSGDLFDPTFALDGTERRKQIKESIAEEKQNVKSILKTELGFFKKDSTVQKIEEDNKEEIKFIMYDEEDEQSQDSIPGKIKRKDKTNDFNKTLLKYFKADTTQKQEEIIYDMN
- a CDS encoding superoxide dismutase; its protein translation is MAFELPNLPYAFDALEPHIDKQTMEIHHGKHHAGYTTKLNGAIEGTDFAGKSIEDILANCADNAAVRNNGGGYYNHCLFWEVMSPNGGGTPTGELADAINASFGSFDGFKEAFSNAAATRFGSGWAWLCVHPGGKVEVCSTANQDNPLMNIVGCGGTPILGLDVWEHAYYLKYQNRRPDYINAFFNVINWDEVSKRYADNK
- a CDS encoding leucine--tRNA ligase, giving the protein MEYDFLSIEEKWQKYWAENKTYAAVEDKNTPKYYGLSMFPYPSGAGLHVGHPLGYIASCIYARYKKLKGFNVLHPMGYDSFGLPAEQYAIQTGQHPALTTEQNINRYREQLDKLGFSFDWDREVRTSDPAYYKWTQWIFKQLYNSWYNNDSNKAENIDSLVSIFEKEGNAKVNAPNDQKDIFSAEEWKSFSEKEQQDVLMNYRLTFLADSWVNWCPALGTVLANDEIKDGVSERGGHPVEQKLMKQWSMRITAYAERLLNDLETIEWSDSIKEQQRNWIGKSVGASVHFKLDGHEGDIEVFTTRPDTIFGVSFMVLAPEHELVEQITTAEYADLVADYRKQTSLKTERDRQSDVKNISGQFTGAFAIHPFTGAQIPVWIADYVLAGYGTGAVMAVPCGDQRDWDFAKHFELPIPNIFENADITEGAFDDKDIAVIANSDFLSGLPAKQAIKTAIDEIEKRGFGKGQTNYRLRDAVFSRQRYWGEPFPVYYKNDIAHLIPDDKLPVKLPEVDKYLPTEDGEPPLARAPKSAWDIEFDGDHMEYNTMPGWAGSSWYFLRYMDPHNEQAFVSKEKAEYWNQVDLYIGGSEHATGHLLYARFWTKFLFDMGYITFNEPFKKMINQGMILGRSSLIYQIVPQSRTGSFVGSKVAEIFGKFNVKHGLFISAERLNELNSETLEEEIWKLYPEEISSSIPKETKIEFGPNIITHHVGIEYVENDILNIEEAAKDPRFNYLKDALFIRNKDNTFGCGYEVDKMSKRWHNVVNPDVLCEKFGADTMRCYEMFLGPLEQSKPWDTQGINGVHNFLRKFWRLFHDADNNLNLSEGEADKNALKTLHKTIKKVTDDLDRFSFNTAVSNFMIATNELTDQKCNNKAVLRELVILLSPYAPHIAEELWQRLGETESVTKAKWPSFNPDYLVEASHAYPVSFNGKMRFKIELPTNLSKEDIEKEVLAAEESQKWLEGKDPKKVIVVPGKIVNVVI